In Klebsiella aerogenes, the DNA window CTGCTGCTGGATCTCAATGCCGACGACCCGGGCATTTTTGTCACGCAATCCGTGCATAAGCAGCAGGCTGGGTTCTCACAAACCTCGCAAATCCATAAGAAAGATAACCACCTGCGCGGCCAGGCGCGCTTCTGCCCGCATAAACGGCTGAATAACGCCTTTATGCTGCATGCCTCTACCAGCCCATTTTATCCACTGTTCGCGTCGCTGGATGTTAACGCCAAAATCCACGAAGGGGAGAGCGGGCGTCGGCTGTGGGCGGAGTGTGTTGAGCTCGGTATTGAGGCGCGTAAAGCGATACTGACGCAATGCCGGATGATGCGCCCGTTCGTGCCGCCGATGGTGGCGGGAAAACCGTGGCAGGATCATCCGACTGCGACTATCGCCAGCGAACGCCGTTTCTTCAGTTTTGAACCGGGGGCACGCTGGCACGGCTTTGCCGGTTATGCCGGCGACCAGTATTTTGTCGACCCGTGCAAACTGCTGCTTACCACGCCAGGCATTGATGCCGATAGTGGCGATTACACGGACTTCGGCATCCCGGCCACTATTCTGGCGCACTATCTGCGTGAGAACGGCATTGTGCCGGAGAAGTGCGACCTTAATTCGATTCTATTCCTGCTGACCCCGGCGGAAAGCGCGGAAAAACTGACGCAGCTGGTGGCGATGCTCGCTCAGTTCGAACAGCATATCGATGCGGATTCGCCGCTTGCCGAAGTGCTGCCGACCATCTACAACAAGTACCCGGTTCGCTACCGCGATTACACCATCCGTCAGCTGTGTCAGGAGATGCACGACCTGTATGTGAGTTTTGATGTCAAAGATCTGCAGAAGGCGATGTTCCGCAAGGAAAGCTTCCCGCCAGTGGTGATGAACCCACAGGACGCCAACCGCGAATTTATCCGCGGCAACGTTGAGCTGGTGCGTCTCAGTGATGCCGAAGGCCGTATCGCGGCGGAAGGGGCGCTGCCGTATCCGCCGGGCGTACTGTGCGTGGTGCCGGGCGAGATCTGGGGCGGCGCGGTGTTACGCTATTTCCTCGCGCTGGAAGAGGGCGTCAATATGCTGCCGGGCTTCTCGCCGGAGCTGCAGGGGGTCTATAGCGAAACGGATGCCGATGGGATTAAGCGGCTGTATGGCTATGTGCTGAAGAATTAACGTTATAGCCCGGGTCTGTGCCGGGGAATGACCCCGGATAGCGGCGCGTGGCGCGCCTTATCCGGGTTACCCGCTGTAGCCCCGGTAAGCGTAACTCGACCGGGGATTTTTACATTAGCCATCGAACGGTGTTCCCGGCAAGCGTAACGCCGCCGGGCAATGACGATCAGGCGCTCTGACGCGTGGCGGCAGGCTGTCTGACGTGCTGATACTTAAACAGCGCCACGAAGGCAACGGCCAGTACCAGCGAGTAAGCGGCGAAAATCAGCCACACGCTCTGCCAGTGAGTGATCCCCTCGACGGTAAAATGCTCGACAACCTTGCCGCTCACCATCCCGCCAAGAATACAGCCGAAGCCGTTGGTCATCATCAGGAACATTCCCTGGGCGCTGGCGCGAATTTCCGGGCGTACCTCTTTCTCGACGAATACCGAACCCGAGATGTTGAAGAAGTCGAAGGCGCAGCCGTAGACGATCATCGACAGGACCAGCAGCACGGTGCCGAACGGCGTTGGGTCGCCGAAGGCGAACAGGCCGAAGCGCAGCATCCACGCCACGATACTAATCAACATCACGTTCTTAATGCCATAGCGGCTGAGGAAGAACGGAATGGTCAGGATAAACAGGGTCTCGGAGATCTGCGAAATCGACATCAGCACCGAGGCGTGCTCGACGATAAAGCTGCCGGAGAACAGCGGATCTTTATCGAAGCTATGCAGGAAGGTGTTGCCGAACATATTGGTGATTTGTAGCTCGGCGCCAAGCATCATCGAGAAGATAAAGAAGATTGCCATGCGCTTGTTTTTAAACAGCGCGAAGGCGTTCAGGCCCAGCATCTCCGTCCAACTCTGATTGCGCTGGGCGTTGGCGACTGGAATACGCGGCAGCGTCAGGGTGAACAGCGCCAGTACGACGGACAGTATCGCGCCGATATACAGCTGCATATGGCTCAGTTCAAAGCCGGAGAAGCTCACGCCCCACATGGCGAGGATAAAGCCGATGGTGCCCCAGATACGAATCGGCGGGAAATCGGTCACGATATCCAGCCCCGCTGACTGCAGGCGGTAGTAGGAGATGGTGTTAATCAACCCGAGCGTCGGCATATAGGCCAACGAGTTGAGGAGGATCACGAGGAACATCTCGCCCGGCGTCGTGACCTGCGCCGCGAGGTACAGCGTGAGCGCGCCGACCAGGTGACAAATGGCGTAGACCCATTTGGCGCTGATCCATTTATCGGCGACGATCCCCAGCAGCGTCGGCATCAGCACGGCTGCAATGCCGAGCGAACTATAGACAGCGCCGATTGCCGCGCCGTCGAATTTCAACGTTACGAACATGTACGAGCCGAGCGTAGTGAGCCAGCTTCCCCAAAGGCAGAACTGCAGGAATGACAGTATTTTTAGCTGCAGCTTAAGATTCATGTATTTATCCTCACGAATGTGGGCTTGTTATGTGTTTTAAATAACATTGTCAGCGTTATTTTGATGTGATTCTATCATCCGCTGGCTAAAGGCTTCTGTTAACTGCCGCAGAAAATCGAAAGATATGACGAATTGTTTCGTATCAAGAAGGCGGGCCCCAGCGTTGCGCTGAGGCCCGCGAGAGAAGGGATTACTTGCGGCGGTAGCTTTTCTGCGCGGTGTTAACCTTGTACAGATAACGGCGTGATTCACCCGACGGGTGACGGGTGGTGAGCGTCTGGTAGACGTCGCCCGGCGCCATGCTGTTAATGATGTTCGCCGCCTGCACTTTATCGCTGGAGAACACGCGCAGCACGCTGCCAGCGCCGCCGTTGTAGGCCGTGATCACGGCATAACGACGCGACGTCGGGTTATCGATGCCGGCGAGGTAGACATTGCTCAACATTGCCAGGTAGGCGGTGCCGGTGTCGATGTTATTCGCCGGGTCGAACAGATAGCTGCGGCTCGGTAGGCCGGATTTACCCTGCGAACGGAAGACGTCTCTACCGGCGCTGTGCTGGACGACCTGCATCAGCCCCATCGCATCGGCGTGGCTGACCGCATACGGGTTAAACGACGATTCGGTCTGCATAATCGCGAGGATCAGCGACTCATCAACGCCATACTTACGCGAGGCCTGGCGCACCATGCCAAGGTATTTATGCGCGCGTTTGTCGAGGTGGTTCGGCACCAGACTAATGGTGATGCTATAGACCATGCGCAGGCCGTTGCTGCGGCTTTTCAGGCGGGTTTGCAGGAGATAATCGGCAAAGCGCGCGGCGCGCCACTCCCAGCGAATAGATTCGCCGGTGTTATCGACCACCTGACCATACAGGAACGGTTCTTTGGAAATCTGAATGTCATCGACGTCGGAATAGAGGTCGATAGAGTTGGGGTCATCGCCCATCAACAGGGTTTTAATAATCGCCTGACGCAGGCGCCCGCGCGGATCGGTACCGGCGATGGTCTCGACGGTAATCGTACCTTCATCAAAGTTGATGTGGCTGCGGGTTTGATACTGGTCGGTATATTTAACATAGTCCTTCGGCCCGGCGAGCAGGACTTCGTTATATCCCCAAATGTTCTCGATGTTATGAGCAAACTGGCCCATCAGAATATCAAATCCGTTCGTGTCCTTAACCCAGGCCTCGTTATATTCGGCGCCTTTTTTATTGGAACTGGAACAGGACACGAGCAGTGGCGCAATCAGCGCTAGCGCTAAGTATTTTTTCATCATTCCGGGAGTGCGTGTTGTGTTTGTCTGGTAAAGGCCGTGAGGCCCTTACTGTTTTTCCGGCGGCGTATAGCCTTCGATATGCACGTCTTTCCCTTCAAACAGGAACTGCACCATTTCCTGTTCCAGCAGCTTGCGGTGCTCCGGGTTCATCATGCTGAGTTTTTTCTCGTTAATCAGCATGGTCTGCTTGTGCTGCCACTGCGCCCAGGCTTCTTTGGAGATTTCGTTATAAATACGTTTACCCAGCTCGCCCGGATACAGCTGGAAATCCTGGCCGTCCGCTTCACGCTGCAAGAAGGTACAAAAAATTGTTCTGCTCATAATCAATCCTCTTTTATAGCCGAAAAAACTAGACCGGCGTTCCGGCTTTCAACTGTTGCAACAAGCGCTCCACGGGCGCCGCCAGTCCGACCGACGGCGGCTGCGCTAAGTTATACCAGAGTGCGCTGCCTTCATCCATGAATGCGCCAGATGAGTGCACTGTAAGCCACATGGGAACAATATCCAGATGGAAATGGCTGAAAGTGTGGCGGAAGGCGGTTAATTGCGTCAAATTATCTGCCTTTATCTGACGTTGCGCCAGCCACTCGCGCAGCCCCGCTTCGTCTTCAAACTGCGGAAAACAAAATAATCCGCCCCACAAGCCCACCGGCGGGCGTTGAGAGAGAAACACCTCGTCGCCGTGTTGCATCAGCAGGAAATAGCCGGTGCGCTCCGGGATCGTCTGTTTCGGTTTTTTCCCCGGATATTCGGCCCATGAATGATTGGCATAGGCTATGCAGCCGTTGCTCAGCGGACACAGCTCGCATTTCGGCTTCGAGCGGGTGCACACCATTGCGCCGAGATCCATCATTGCCTGGTTGAAGCGTTCTACGCCTTTCGCCGGCGTTACCTCTTCGCTGATGTTCCATAGCCGCTTTTCGACCTCTTTTTTCCCCGGCCAACCGCTGACAGCATAGCAGCGGGCGAGCACGCGCTTCACGTTGCCGTCGAGAATCGGATAATGCTGACCGAGCGAAAGCGATAAAATCGCCCCCGCCGTCGAGCGCCCGACGCCGGGCAGCGCGGCGACGTCTTCAAAGGTTTGCGGAAACTGACCGCCGTGCTGTGTTGCGACCTGCTGCGCGGCTTTATGCAGGTTGCGCGCTCGCGCGTAGTAACCGAGGCCGGTCCACAAATGCAACACTTCATCCAGCGGCGCGTTGGCTAAATCAACAACCGTTGGGAAACGCGCCATAAAGCGTTCAAAATAGGGGATAACCGTGGTCACCTGGGTTTGTTGCAACATCACTTCAGAGAGCCATACTTTGTAGGGCGTCTTGGCGATTTGCCAGGGCAGGGTCTTACGCCCGTATTTGTCGTACCAGTCCAGGACCTGGGCTGAAAATTGCGCGGCGAGAAAAGTCAAAGCTACGGCTCCGGAATCGCGATTACAGGGGGGCAGATTGCAGCACAAGGGCGAGTGGCTGTAAACCCTTGCATCCGCCGGGTAACTTTGGATAATGCCCGTTTTCCGAACACTCTCACAAGCAGACTTAACTTTTATGAAAAACGACGTCATCTCTCCGGAATTCGATGAAAACGGCCGCCCGCTACGCCGTATTCGTAGCTTCGTCCGTCGCCAGGGCCGCCTGACGAAAGGGCAGCAGCATGCGCTGGATAACATTTGGCCGGTGATGGGCGTTGAATTCAACGATGCGCCGCTCGATTTCGCCGCCCTGTTTGGCCGTGCGGCACCGGTCACATTAGAAATTGGTTTCGGTATGGGTGCCTCGCTGGTGGCAATGGCAAAAGCCAAACCGGAGCAGAATTTCCTCGGTATTGAAGTACACTCCCCGGGCGTCGGCGCGTGCCTGGCTTCCGCGGAAGAAGAAGGCGTACAAAACCTGCGCGTAATGTGTCACGATGCGGTAGAAGTACTGCACACCATGATCCCGGATAACTCGCTGAATATGGTGCAGCTGTTTTTCCCTGACCCGTGGCATAAAGCGCGTCATAATAAACGTCGTATCGTGCAGGCGCCTTTCGCCGAGCTGGTTAAAAGCAAACTGAAGTTGGGCGGCGTCTTCCATATGGCGACCGACTGGGAAGCCTATGCCGAGCATATGCTGGAAGTGATGTCGTCGCTGGACGGTTATCGTAACCTGTCAGAAAACAACGATTACGTACCGCGCCCGGAATCGCGCCCGGTAACCAAATTTGAACAACGTGGCCATCGTCTTGGCCACGGCGTATGGGACTTAATGTTCGAGAGGGTGAAATAATGGCCAAGAATCGTAGCCGTCGTCTGCGTAAAAAAATGCACATTGATGAGTTTCAGGAATTAGGTTTCTCCGTCGCCTGGCGTTTCCCGGAAGGGACTACCGAAGAGCAGATCGACCAGACGGTTAATGATCTGATCGAAGAGGTGATTGAGCCGAACAAGCTGGCTTTCGACGGCAGCGGTTACCTCTCCTGGGAAGGGCTCATCTGCATGCAGGAAATCGGTAAATGTACCGAAGAGCATCAGGCCATCGTACGCAAGTGGCTGGAAGCGCGTAAATTAGCGGATGTGCGCACCAGCGAACTTTTTGACGTCTGGTGGGACTAAGTTTGACAAGGGTCGGCAATTGCCGGCCCGATTTGTCTTAAGGGAGTTAAATGATGCGCAAAACGCTGCTGGCGGTGGCGCTTTCCGTCACCGCTTTGTCTGCCCATGCGGACTACCAGTGTAGCGTCACGCCGCGTGACGATGTGATCCTCAACCCGCAGCAGGTGCAGGTGAAAGGCGAAAACGGCGATCTGGTGATTAAACCGGACGGCAACCTGACCTATAACGGTAAAGCCTATGCTCTGAGCGCCGCGCAGCGCGAACAGGCGCAGGATTACCAGGCGGGTCTGCGCAGCAGTCTGCCGTGGATTGATGATGGCGCGCGTTCGCGAGTTGAAAAAGGTCGTAAGGCGTTGGATAAAATCATCACTGAACAGGTTGGCGCCAGCAGCAGTATGCACAGCCGCCTGACCAAGCTGGATGCGCAACTGAAGGAACAGATGAACCGTATTATCGAACGCCGCAGCGACGGCCTGACTTTCCACTATAAAGCTATCGACCAGGTTCGCGCCGATGGCCAGCAGTTGGTGAATCAGGCGATGGGCGGCATTCTGCAGGACAGCATTAACGAGATGGGCGCGAAAGCGGTGCTCAAAGGCGGCGGCAACCCGCTACAGGGCATTCTCGGCAGCCTTGGCGGCCTGCAAACGGCTATCCAGGATGAGTGGAAAAACCAGGAAGCCGATTTCCAGCAGTTTGGCAAAGATGTCTGCGGCCGGGTGGTCTCATTAGAAGAGAGCCGCAAAGCGCTGGTCAGCTCTTTGAAGTAACTCAGATTTCGCGGCCCGAGTCCCTGTGGGCCGCGCATTTCCTCACTCAGGCGCGGCCGTGCGAAACGCGTGAACGGCGGGCCAGAGAATCGATAATCACCGCAATCGCCAGTACTGCGCCGGTAATGATATAGCGCAGCGATGACGGCAGGTTCAACAGCGTCAGCCCATTTGAAATCGATTGAATGACGATGATCCCCAATAGCGCGGACCAGGCGCTGCCACGGCCGCCGAACAGGCTGGTGCCGCCGATGACCGCCGCGGCGATGGCGTTGAGGTTGACGTCGCCGGTGCCAGCCTGCTGGCTGGCGGAAGCCAATCTCGATGCGGCAAGAATGCCGCCAAAGGTGGCGAATGTGGTGCAGAGTACGAAGGCGCTGACGTAAATTGCCCGTACGTTGATCCCCGAGCGGCGCGCGGCTTCGCGGTTGCCGCCGATGGCGAACATCGAACGTCCCCATTTTGTGCGTTTCAGCGCGTAGTTCAGAATCATCACGCAGGCGACGAACAGGCCGAAAATCCACGGAATGCCACGCCCCTGGTTGAGATAGAACACCGCAGCTTCGAAGATAATAGTCAGCGCGATGGCGCGCACCAGCAGCGAACTGACGCTCTCGGAGGAGAGATTAGCCGCCAGGCGACGCGAACGTTTTTTCAGGCCAAAACCGAGGATCGCCAGCCCCGGCAGCAGCGCCATCAGGTGCGAGAACCAGCCGGGCATCACCATCAGTTGGCCAAAGCGCACCAGTGGCGAGGTATAAGGCAGGTTGATACTGCCGCTTGGCCCGAGGATATACAACTGCATTCCCAGCAGCGCCAACAGACCCGCGAGGGTGGCGACAAAACTTGGCATGCCGACGCGGTTATATAGCAGGGCATAGATCAGTCCGACGGCGACGCCGCAGACCAGCGCCACGACGATGGCTCCCACCAGCGGCCAACCGGCGTTGACCCACAGCACTCCGACGATGGCCGATGCCAGGCCGCTCATTGAGCCGACCGACAGGTCTATCTCGCCGAGCATTAATACGCAGACGATCCCAAGCGAGATAAAGCCGACGGTCGCACAGTCAAACAGCAGGTTCACCAGGTTATTCGGCGCGATATACACCGGGTTAAGGATGGTGAAGACCAGGGAAATCACGATAAGCCCGGCGATCACCGGCGCGGTGCCGAGATCGCCGGTTTTGATCCGGATGATTTGCGCACGCAGCGCGCCAAACAGACCCTCGTCGTGGCGAACGCGTTCATCGCTGCGATCCAGCGCGGTGTGGGGTGCGATTTTGCTGTTCATAAAATTACATCGCTCCAGAAGTGCTTGGCTGTGATTTACGTTCAACCCGACGCGAGACGGCATTTTCCGTCGCGCCGGTAATTGCGGCGACCAGATCCTGGTTAGAGGCATCAGGGGTGAAGATCCCGGTATTGCGCCCGAGACGCAGCACCACGATACGATCGGCCACGGCGCGAACGTCTTCCATATTGTGGCTAATGATGATGACGCCGAGTCCACGTTCGCGGACGCGTTCGATCAGGTTGAGTACTTCCGCGGTCTGCGCGACGCCCAGCGCCGCCGTGGGTTCATCGAGCATGATGATTTTGGGGTTCAGCAGCAGCGAACGGGCGATGGCGACGGTCTGTCGCTGGCCGCCGGAGAGCGAAGCCACCGGCTCGCGTACCGAAGGAATGCGCGCCGCCAGCTCCTGCAACAGCGTCCAGGCTTTGACTTCCATTGCCACCTCATCGAGCTGGAACGGTGAAATTTCATGGCCTAAAAACAGGTTTGCCACCACGTCGAGATTTTCGCACAGCGCCAGATCCTGAAACACCGTCGCAATGCCGTATTCCAGCGCTTTGCCTGGGCTGTCGAGGGTGATGAGGTTTCCGTCGAACTCGATAGTGCCGGAGGTCGGCTGGTGGACTCCGGCGAGGATTTTAACCAGTGTTGATTTGCCCGCGCCGTTGTCACCGACCAGCGCGACCACTTCACCGGCGTGAACGTCCAGCTCGATATCGGTTAACGCCGAGACCGCGCCAAAATGTTTAGAGACGTTGCGCAGTTGTAGTATTGGCTGACCAGCGGCGGGGGAGTAGTGTTGTTCTTGCGGCATACAAACGACCTCAATCATGGCGAAATTGCACCCGCCGCAGCGGGCGCAGGGTCACAACGTTATTTGCTGATGCCTAGCTTCTGGCAGGCGGCGGCGTATTCACCAGTACAAACCTGATCCCAGGTTTGGATCTTTTTATCGAAGATTTCCGCTTTGATGTTTTTGGCGGTCACTACTTCCGGGGTAAACAGTTGCGAAGGCGTGTTATACAGCGTGGTGCTGGCCTGCGGTTTTTTGCCCTGGATAAAATCAACCGCGACTTTTGCTGCCGCTGCGGCGACGATTTCCGATGGTTTAGAGATGGTGTTGTACTGGTCGCCAGCGATGATCAACTGCAGTGCGGCGATAGTGGCGTCATTGCCGGTGACAGGCGGCAGCGGTTGAACGCCTGCGGCTTTGAAGGCGGCAATCGCGCCGCCGCCGGTACCGTCGTTTGCCGCAACCACACCCTTAATTTTATCGCCGAAGCGGGTCACTTGTCCGGCAGTCCACTCCTGCGCTTTCGGCGGCGCCCACTCCGGGGTGTCGAATTCCGCCAGCGTTTTGTAGCCGGACTCCTTCAGCCCGCGATGGATACCGTCGCGAATCAGCCCGGCGGCGGCATCGGTCGGCGAACCGTTAATCTGCAGCACCCCGGCATCTTCGGGTACGCCGCTTGCTTTCAGGTGATCAGTGAGGGATTTCGCGATGGCGTAGCCGATACCTTCGTTATCAAACGAGACGTAAAAGTCGGCCGGTTTATTCGGTACCGGGCGATCATAAGCAATGACCTTAACCCCCTGCGCCTGAGCGTTTTCGACCAGCGCAGCGGCGGCAGAAGAGTCAACCGGATCCAGCACGATCACTTTTGCCCCTTGGGTGATAACCGAGTTGAACTGTTGTTGCTGCAGTGACGCATTAGCATTGGCGTTCTGATAGATGACCTTACAGTCCGCGCACAGTTTGCTCATTTCCGCCTTAAATCCGGGGAAGTCGTGTTGTTCGTAGCGGGTGGAGGCCTGATCGGGCATTAAAAACGCCACGGTGGCGGATTCCGCGGACCAGGCTGAAGCCGAGATAGTGCCGGATAGTGCAGCGAGTGATATTAAAATATTACGGTAATTCATTGTGTTACCCTCTTTTTTATAGGCTTTAGCCCGCCGGGTTTCACCGACGTCACAGAGACTTTTTTTACTCAGAGTTACCAATAATTCACATGTAGGATACTTCGGCTTTACATTTGCTCAACCGATGAAGCAGGATTACCACCGTACAAAAAATGAGTCAAGAAAAGGAAAAAAGTCGATGCGTTTTTGTGATTTGCTGCAAAGAAGCGAACAAAAAAACGCCAGTGGATTTGACCGTAGCGGGAGAAGGGATGAGAGGGAAAAGTGCGGGCGACGATCGCCGCCCGTGGGGATTATTCTTCGCTGAGGAACAGCTCCAGCAGCGAATTTAAAAACAGCTTACCGTGCTCGGTAATCTGCCAGTGCTGTTCATCTTCCTGCAGATAGCCTTGGGCGATGGCCGTGTCAATTTGCGGGCGAATGATGTGCTCATCGAGGCCGGTATAGAGTCTGAATTCGTCGCGCGGCGCGGCTTCCAGCAAACGGAAGCGGTTCATAAAGAACTCGAATGGTTTATCCGCCGCTGCCACGTCATGCTGGCGCTCGAGGTAGCGGCCCTCCATGTAGCCACGCGGGTGACGGGTTTTCGCCGTACGCAGAATGCGGCCGTCGGGGAAGGTCACTTTGCCGTGCGCGCCGCAGCCGATACCGAGGTAGTCGCCAAAGCGCCAGTAGTTGAGATTATGCTGGCACTGATAACCCGGTTTGGCGTAAGCGGAAGTCTCGTACTGTTGATACCCGGCGGCGCTCAGCAACTGATGACCCTGCTCGAAAATATCCCACAGCGCGTCATCGTCCGGCAGAACCGGCGGGCGCGAACCGAATAACGTGTTTGGCTCAATGGTTAGTTGGTACCACGACAGATGCGGGGGATTCAACGCAATTGCCTGGCGCAAATCGTCCAACGCCTCATCCAGCGACTGGTCCGGTAGACCGTGCATTAAATCGAGGTTAAAACTGCGCAGCCCCAGGCCGCTCGCCAGCCGTGCTGCGCGTTTTGCCTCTTCCGGGCCGTGGATCCGCCCCAGGCGCTGCAGCTTTGGTTCGCTAAAGCTTTGCACGCCAATGGAGATACGGTTCACGCCGGCGCGCTGGTAATCGACGAAGCGATCGGCTTCCACGGTTCCCGGGTTGGCTTCCATGGTGACCTCCGCGTCGGCCGCCAGCGGCAGACAGGTGCGCACGCCATCAAGCAGAGTTTGCATCGCCGGGCCGGAAAGCAGGCTCGGCGTACCGCCGCCGATAAAAATGGTCTTAATTTCACGTCCCTGTGCGTATGGCGCATCGTTGCGCAGATCGGTCAGCAGATGCTGCACGTAGTCGTCGTGCGGCACTTCACCCTTTAACGCATGCGAGTTGAAATCGCAGTACGGGCACTTCTGCACGCACCACGGGATATGAATATAAAGACTCAGAGGCGGCAAATTAGCCATTACGTAATGCTTCCAGTAATAGTTTCAGCGCTTGTCCACGGTGGGAAATCGCGCTTTTTTCTTCACGACTAAGCTCCGCTGCGGTTTTCCCCTCAGACGGAACAAAGAAAATTGGGTCATAGCCAAAGCCGCCGTTACCGGCCGCTGTGCGAGTTATCACGCCCGGCCAGCTACCGTGGCAGACCAGCGGCGTCGGATCTTCGGCATGACGCAGATACACCAGCACGCAGTGGAACTGGGCCTGACGTTGCCCATCCGGCACTTCCTGCAAGGTATCGAGCAGCTTTTCCAGGTTCTGCTGGTCACTGGCGTCTTCACCAGAGTAGCGGGCGGAGTAGATCCCCGGCGCGCCGCCTAACGCATCGACCGCCAGACCGGAATCGTCGGCGATCGCCGGAAGGCCGGTTACCTGCGCGGCGTGGCGCGCTTTGAGAATCGCGTTTTCGATAAAGGTGAGCCCGGTCTCTTCGGCGGAATCCACGCCGAGCTCGGTCTGAGCGACGACGTCGAGACCAAAATCTTCCAGCAGCGAGGCCAGCTCGCGAACTTTACCGGCGTTGCCGGTAGCGAGTACAACTTTTTGCATATTCAATCCTGTTTATTCAGTCAGCGCCGCGACGGCGGCCGGGATCTGCTGCGGGTGAATGATTTTTACCTGTTTGTGACGACCCAGTTCGCCTTTTTCGATAAGCACCTGGCTTTTCGCGACGCGGAACTGTTTAGCGAG includes these proteins:
- a CDS encoding XTP/dITP diphosphatase, translating into MQKVVLATGNAGKVRELASLLEDFGLDVVAQTELGVDSAEETGLTFIENAILKARHAAQVTGLPAIADDSGLAVDALGGAPGIYSARYSGEDASDQQNLEKLLDTLQEVPDGQRQAQFHCVLVYLRHAEDPTPLVCHGSWPGVITRTAAGNGGFGYDPIFFVPSEGKTAAELSREEKSAISHRGQALKLLLEALRNG
- a CDS encoding ATP-binding cassette domain-containing protein; amino-acid sequence: MPQEQHYSPAAGQPILQLRNVSKHFGAVSALTDIELDVHAGEVVALVGDNGAGKSTLVKILAGVHQPTSGTIEFDGNLITLDSPGKALEYGIATVFQDLALCENLDVVANLFLGHEISPFQLDEVAMEVKAWTLLQELAARIPSVREPVASLSGGQRQTVAIARSLLLNPKIIMLDEPTAALGVAQTAEVLNLIERVRERGLGVIIISHNMEDVRAVADRIVVLRLGRNTGIFTPDASNQDLVAAITGATENAVSRRVERKSQPSTSGAM
- the hemW gene encoding radical SAM family heme chaperone HemW; amino-acid sequence: MANLPPLSLYIHIPWCVQKCPYCDFNSHALKGEVPHDDYVQHLLTDLRNDAPYAQGREIKTIFIGGGTPSLLSGPAMQTLLDGVRTCLPLAADAEVTMEANPGTVEADRFVDYQRAGVNRISIGVQSFSEPKLQRLGRIHGPEEAKRAARLASGLGLRSFNLDLMHGLPDQSLDEALDDLRQAIALNPPHLSWYQLTIEPNTLFGSRPPVLPDDDALWDIFEQGHQLLSAAGYQQYETSAYAKPGYQCQHNLNYWRFGDYLGIGCGAHGKVTFPDGRILRTAKTRHPRGYMEGRYLERQHDVAAADKPFEFFMNRFRLLEAAPRDEFRLYTGLDEHIIRPQIDTAIAQGYLQEDEQHWQITEHGKLFLNSLLELFLSEE
- a CDS encoding sugar ABC transporter substrate-binding protein, yielding MNYRNILISLAALSGTISASAWSAESATVAFLMPDQASTRYEQHDFPGFKAEMSKLCADCKVIYQNANANASLQQQQFNSVITQGAKVIVLDPVDSSAAAALVENAQAQGVKVIAYDRPVPNKPADFYVSFDNEGIGYAIAKSLTDHLKASGVPEDAGVLQINGSPTDAAAGLIRDGIHRGLKESGYKTLAEFDTPEWAPPKAQEWTAGQVTRFGDKIKGVVAANDGTGGGAIAAFKAAGVQPLPPVTGNDATIAALQLIIAGDQYNTISKPSEIVAAAAAKVAVDFIQGKKPQASTTLYNTPSQLFTPEVVTAKNIKAEIFDKKIQTWDQVCTGEYAAACQKLGISK